ATCGCTTATGTCTGGCGCAGTCGCATCGAGGTCGGGCGCAAGGTTGTCTGGTCATGTGTGATCCTGCTGCTGCCCGTGGTCGGTCTGATCATGTGGGCGGTAGCGGCCGGGCCGTTCGGCAAGGCGCGGTTGTGACACATGTGGCGCTGCGGCCTGCTGATCGGTCTGCTGGCCTTTGCTGTTGAGCCG
This DNA window, taken from Pseudomonas sp. FeN3W, encodes the following:
- a CDS encoding PLD nuclease N-terminal domain-containing protein codes for the protein MESLSGPLAIAVLVLDILAIAYVWRSRIEVGRKVVWSCVILLLPVVGLIMWAVAAGPFGKARL